Proteins encoded together in one Oxalobacteraceae sp. CFBP 8761 window:
- the purE gene encoding 5-(carboxyamino)imidazole ribonucleotide mutase yields MTEQSKPLVGVIMGSSSDWDVMQNAVAILKQFGVPFEASVISAHRMPDEMFTYAETARARGLRAIIAGAGGAAHLPGMVAAKTIVPVLGVPVPSKYLRGEDSLLSIVQMPKGVPVATFAIGEAGAANAALTAVAILAANDEALADKLEQFRRDQTAAAQAMTLPV; encoded by the coding sequence ATGACCGAGCAATCCAAGCCGCTCGTCGGCGTCATCATGGGCTCGTCGTCCGACTGGGACGTGATGCAGAACGCGGTCGCGATCCTGAAGCAGTTCGGCGTGCCGTTCGAAGCCTCGGTGATTTCGGCGCACCGCATGCCCGATGAAATGTTCACCTACGCCGAGACAGCCCGCGCGCGCGGCCTGCGCGCGATCATCGCTGGCGCCGGCGGCGCGGCGCACCTGCCTGGCATGGTGGCCGCCAAGACCATCGTGCCGGTGCTGGGCGTGCCCGTGCCATCGAAGTACCTGCGTGGCGAAGACTCGCTGCTGTCGATCGTGCAGATGCCCAAAGGCGTGCCGGTGGCGACGTTCGCCATCGGTGAAGCGGGCGCCGCCAATGCGGCCCTGACCGCCGTGGCGATCCTGGCTGCCAATGACGAGGCGCTGGCCGACAAGCTGGAGCAGTTCCGCCGCGACCAGACCGCCGCCGCCCAGGCCATGACCTTACCTGTTTGA
- a CDS encoding 5-(carboxyamino)imidazole ribonucleotide synthase, translating to MTQAQQTSPILPSADPSTWLGVMGGGQLGRMFAHAAQSMGYQVAVLEPSADCPAGQVADRTIEGNYDDAAALAELRALCAAVTTEFENVPADSLQLLAEGSFVAPGASCVSIAQDRIAEKRFFVECAPASKVMPAPHKTIASHADIDAIGDDLLPGILKTVRMGYDGKGQVRVRTRDDVRAAFDDMDGVTCMLEKMLPLAYEVSVLTARGHDGASVVYPIAENVHRDGILFTTTVPGPNVSPQCARQAQDAARAIVDQLGYVGVLCIEFFVLDDGTLVVNEMAPRPHNSGHYTIDACITSQFAQQVRAMARLPLGDVRQHSPSVMLNILGDVWFDGDTDNTREPAWDRVLALPGANLHLYGKDDPRRARKMGHVTFVAPTLGEAQTSLRAACAILGIEA from the coding sequence ATGACCCAAGCGCAGCAGACTTCTCCAATTCTTCCATCGGCCGACCCATCCACCTGGCTCGGCGTGATGGGCGGCGGCCAGCTTGGCCGCATGTTTGCGCATGCCGCGCAAAGCATGGGCTACCAGGTCGCCGTGCTCGAACCGAGCGCCGATTGCCCGGCCGGGCAGGTTGCCGATCGCACCATCGAAGGCAACTACGACGATGCGGCGGCGCTGGCCGAACTGCGCGCGCTGTGCGCCGCCGTGACGACCGAGTTCGAGAACGTCCCGGCCGACAGCCTGCAATTGCTGGCCGAAGGCAGCTTTGTCGCACCGGGCGCATCGTGCGTGTCGATCGCCCAGGACCGCATCGCCGAAAAGCGTTTCTTTGTCGAGTGCGCGCCAGCCTCGAAGGTGATGCCGGCGCCGCACAAGACGATCGCCTCGCACGCCGACATCGACGCCATCGGTGACGATCTGCTGCCAGGTATTTTGAAAACCGTGCGCATGGGGTACGACGGCAAGGGCCAGGTGCGCGTGCGCACGCGCGACGACGTGCGCGCGGCGTTTGACGATATGGACGGCGTGACCTGCATGCTCGAAAAGATGCTGCCGCTGGCCTATGAAGTGTCGGTACTGACCGCGCGCGGCCATGACGGCGCCTCGGTCGTGTACCCGATCGCCGAAAACGTGCATCGCGACGGCATCCTGTTTACCACCACCGTGCCGGGCCCGAACGTGTCGCCGCAATGCGCGCGTCAGGCGCAGGATGCGGCGCGCGCCATCGTTGACCAGCTGGGTTACGTCGGCGTGCTGTGCATCGAGTTCTTCGTGCTCGACGACGGCACGCTGGTCGTCAACGAGATGGCACCGCGCCCGCACAACAGCGGCCACTACACGATCGACGCCTGCATCACGAGCCAGTTCGCGCAGCAGGTGCGCGCGATGGCCCGCCTGCCGCTGGGCGACGTGCGCCAGCATTCGCCGAGCGTCATGCTCAACATCCTGGGCGACGTGTGGTTTGACGGTGACACTGACAACACGCGCGAACCGGCCTGGGACCGCGTGCTGGCGCTGCCGGGCGCCAACCTGCACCTGTACGGCAAGGACGACCCGCGCCGCGCCCGCAAGATGGGCCACGTGACCTTCGTTGCGCCGACGCTCGGCGAAGCGCAGACCAGTCTGCGCGCCGCCTGCGCCATCCTCGGCATCGAAGCGTAA
- a CDS encoding threonylcarbamoyl-AMP synthase — MTDLQIDQSVIDTAARLLEAGELVAFPTETVYGLGADAENPAAVAAIYAAKGRPQDHPVIVHLAPEAPLDYWACDIPAEAGALAAAFWPGPLTMILKRAPNIPDAVSGGQDTVGLRCPSHPVALALLRAFKGGKGGIAAPSANKFGHVSPTLADHVIDEFAMDDTVAMVLDGGASQVGIESTIVDLSRLDTLGPVLLRPGHISAEAIAAVIDRLPAAADAAAPRASGTLESHYAPHTPVAMQARAVLLETIEQLHAAGRKVALIHVSTMPETHAAQRLPPQPAGFAHALYAALRAMDGQGADVILVESPPQQGEWLGVNDRLRRAAHGSTGIVHGLLNSRPNV, encoded by the coding sequence ATGACCGACCTGCAGATCGACCAGTCGGTCATCGACACCGCTGCCCGCCTGCTCGAAGCGGGCGAGCTGGTCGCGTTTCCGACCGAGACCGTGTACGGCCTGGGCGCCGATGCCGAGAATCCGGCTGCGGTGGCCGCCATCTACGCGGCCAAGGGCCGGCCGCAAGACCATCCCGTGATCGTGCACCTGGCGCCGGAAGCCCCGCTCGATTACTGGGCCTGCGACATCCCGGCCGAGGCGGGCGCGCTGGCCGCGGCCTTCTGGCCCGGCCCGCTGACGATGATCCTGAAACGCGCGCCGAATATCCCCGATGCCGTCAGCGGCGGCCAGGACACGGTCGGGCTGCGCTGCCCGTCGCACCCGGTCGCGCTGGCGCTGCTGCGCGCGTTCAAGGGTGGCAAGGGCGGCATCGCCGCGCCGTCGGCCAACAAGTTCGGGCACGTGAGCCCGACGCTGGCCGATCACGTCATCGACGAATTCGCCATGGACGACACGGTGGCGATGGTGCTCGATGGCGGAGCGTCGCAGGTCGGCATCGAGTCGACCATCGTCGACCTGTCGCGCCTGGACACGCTCGGCCCGGTGCTGCTGCGCCCTGGCCACATCAGCGCCGAGGCAATTGCGGCCGTGATCGACCGCCTGCCGGCCGCAGCCGATGCAGCGGCACCGCGCGCCTCGGGCACGCTCGAATCGCATTACGCGCCACACACGCCGGTGGCGATGCAGGCGCGCGCGGTGTTGCTCGAGACCATCGAGCAACTGCACGCTGCCGGGCGCAAGGTCGCGCTGATCCACGTCAGCACCATGCCGGAAACCCACGCCGCGCAGCGCCTGCCGCCCCAGCCGGCGGGGTTCGCCCACGCGCTGTACGCCGCGCTGCGCGCGATGGACGGGCAGGGCGCCGACGTCATCCTGGTCGAATCACCGCCGCAGCAGGGCGAGTGGCTGGGCGTCAATGATCGCCTGCGCCGGGCTGCGCATGGTTCGACGGGCATCGTCCACGGATTGCTCAACAGTCGACCAAACGTTTAA
- a CDS encoding SGNH/GDSL hydrolase family protein — translation MRQTNFALAVLTAALLTACGGGTSPAGGDQATKVTFTNQVSFGDSLSDVGTYRVGAVAAAGGGKFTINGDSTAKSEDLNGKIWLDFMAAQLKLPAPCAAQTGLQGDASLGFSVPIVNHPNCFNYAQGGSRVVNPIGPGNAATGSPIGEMTTPMVTQIANHLAKTGNKFTGTELVTVLSGGNDVLMQLAAVTSAGTAAGAQAFAGALATRLGATATNPQTATQAILAAIATENARPGKTDATLVAAAVRAAATQPGNSAVAAPAVYGPLVTAAQADGTAAGNTAATAYANTNATAMVTALGTAGAQMAGLVKNELLAKGAKYVIVANLPDVASTPTAKSRPAAIQSLVAAMVNAFNTQLKAGLGADDARVLYSDLYSVSNDQVKNPGPYGLTNTSTPACANNALGGTSLICTANNTVAGDVSRYMFADGIHPTPFENDLIARYVFKDMAIKGWL, via the coding sequence ATGCGTCAAACCAATTTTGCGCTGGCCGTGCTGACGGCAGCGCTGCTGACCGCGTGCGGCGGCGGCACGAGCCCGGCGGGCGGCGACCAGGCGACCAAGGTCACGTTCACCAACCAGGTCTCCTTCGGCGACAGCCTGTCGGACGTCGGCACCTACCGTGTCGGCGCCGTGGCGGCGGCCGGTGGCGGCAAGTTCACCATCAACGGTGACAGCACCGCCAAGAGCGAAGATCTGAACGGCAAGATCTGGCTTGACTTCATGGCTGCCCAGCTCAAACTGCCGGCGCCATGCGCTGCGCAGACCGGTCTGCAGGGTGACGCATCCCTTGGCTTCTCGGTTCCGATCGTCAACCATCCGAATTGCTTCAACTACGCCCAGGGCGGCTCGCGCGTGGTCAATCCGATTGGCCCGGGCAATGCCGCGACCGGCTCGCCGATCGGCGAAATGACCACCCCGATGGTCACCCAGATCGCCAACCACCTGGCCAAGACCGGCAACAAATTTACCGGCACCGAGCTGGTGACGGTTCTGTCGGGCGGCAATGACGTGCTGATGCAACTGGCCGCCGTGACCAGCGCCGGTACCGCTGCCGGTGCGCAGGCCTTCGCCGGTGCCCTGGCTACCCGCCTGGGCGCAACCGCGACCAACCCGCAAACCGCCACCCAGGCAATCCTGGCCGCGATCGCCACCGAGAATGCCCGTCCAGGCAAGACCGATGCGACGCTGGTCGCTGCTGCCGTGCGCGCTGCCGCCACCCAGCCCGGCAACTCGGCTGTTGCCGCACCTGCCGTGTATGGTCCGCTCGTGACCGCCGCGCAAGCGGATGGCACTGCTGCCGGCAACACCGCCGCGACCGCCTACGCCAACACCAACGCCACCGCGATGGTGACGGCGCTGGGTACCGCCGGTGCGCAGATGGCTGGCCTGGTCAAGAACGAACTGCTGGCCAAGGGCGCGAAGTACGTCATCGTCGCCAACCTGCCTGACGTGGCGAGCACGCCAACCGCGAAATCGCGTCCGGCTGCGATCCAGTCGCTGGTCGCCGCGATGGTCAATGCCTTCAACACGCAGCTCAAAGCCGGCCTGGGCGCCGACGATGCGCGCGTGCTGTACTCCGATCTGTACTCGGTCAGCAACGACCAGGTGAAAAATCCTGGCCCGTATGGCTTGACCAACACCAGCACCCCGGCATGCGCCAACAACGCGCTGGGTGGGACCTCGCTGATCTGCACCGCCAACAACACGGTGGCCGGTGATGTGAGCCGCTACATGTTCGCCGACGGGATCCATCCGACCCCGTTCGAGAACGACCTTATCGCCCGCTACGTCTTCAAGGACATGGCTATCAAGGGCTGGCTGTAA
- a CDS encoding OmpW family protein, whose product MKVRFSSIAKVAGVAAALAFATGASAQSAGQITAKVGFNRLMPKVESGDISAPALPGTKADVGNDMQPVLILSYSFTDNLSVEGALGTPYKHQIYGAGAITGVGSVGTVEALPPTAFFQYRFFAPTAAFRPFIGVGPTYAYFMKERGNGKLTSITNPGSDVPTTFKIDNKLTYSAQVGIAMNFDERWFADATVIKTRLRTDVHFSTGQTQFMKLDPVAIVLAVGYKF is encoded by the coding sequence ATGAAAGTTCGTTTTAGCAGTATCGCCAAGGTCGCGGGTGTCGCTGCCGCACTGGCGTTCGCCACCGGCGCATCGGCGCAATCGGCTGGCCAGATCACCGCCAAGGTCGGTTTCAACCGCCTGATGCCAAAAGTGGAAAGCGGCGACATCAGCGCGCCGGCACTGCCAGGTACCAAGGCCGACGTCGGCAACGACATGCAGCCAGTGCTCATCCTGTCGTACAGCTTCACCGACAACCTGTCGGTCGAGGGTGCGCTTGGTACGCCATACAAGCACCAGATCTACGGTGCGGGTGCGATCACTGGCGTGGGTTCGGTGGGCACGGTCGAGGCGCTGCCGCCGACGGCATTCTTCCAGTACCGTTTCTTCGCGCCGACCGCGGCCTTCCGTCCGTTCATCGGTGTGGGCCCGACCTACGCGTACTTCATGAAGGAACGCGGTAATGGCAAGCTGACCTCGATCACCAATCCGGGCAGCGACGTGCCGACCACGTTCAAGATCGATAACAAGCTGACCTACAGCGCGCAAGTGGGTATCGCGATGAACTTCGACGAGCGCTGGTTCGCCGACGCGACGGTCATCAAGACGCGCCTGCGCACCGACGTGCACTTCTCGACCGGCCAGACCCAGTTCATGAAGCTGGATCCGGTGGCGATCGTGCTGGCGGTGGGTTACAAGTTTTAA
- a CDS encoding Gfo/Idh/MocA family oxidoreductase — protein MYLRKFRVGIIGADTKASWAGASHVPAIRSQPGLVLAAVATRREDSAKAAAEAFGAERWYADPYALINDNSIDIVTVAVKVPEHRQLVLAALQSGKAVYCESPLGATLAETEEMAAAAGSLHTAIGLQGRHSPAVRRAAELVAAGKLGRLLSARVNATTFGYGPQSPSSYDYFNKAASGASFLTITTGHVLDVIEAVLGHITELDARTELLWPAIEIVDTGAISVREIPDHVDLIAKTASGAPVSVQILANVPAQDASFTLEVRGAGGWLKITGNHLAGVQVGELTLSANVTFEAPDAPVASGVGPTAADFWAGAAINVGEVYASLARDMAHGTYLTPGFAHAVHNSRLIAALERAARTGERQRNLD, from the coding sequence ATGTACTTACGTAAATTTCGAGTTGGCATCATCGGCGCTGATACAAAAGCTAGTTGGGCAGGTGCCTCCCACGTACCCGCCATCCGATCGCAGCCCGGACTGGTTCTTGCTGCGGTTGCCACACGCCGGGAAGACAGCGCAAAAGCCGCCGCCGAGGCGTTTGGCGCGGAGCGCTGGTATGCAGATCCGTACGCGCTGATCAACGACAACAGCATTGATATCGTCACGGTCGCCGTCAAAGTGCCCGAGCACAGGCAACTCGTGCTGGCTGCCCTCCAGTCTGGCAAAGCGGTGTATTGCGAGTCCCCGCTGGGTGCGACGCTTGCCGAGACCGAGGAAATGGCAGCCGCAGCCGGCTCGTTGCATACCGCGATCGGTTTGCAGGGAAGGCACAGTCCGGCGGTGCGCCGCGCGGCAGAACTGGTCGCCGCCGGAAAGCTCGGTCGTCTGCTGTCGGCGCGCGTCAACGCGACGACATTCGGTTATGGGCCGCAGTCACCAAGCAGCTATGACTATTTCAACAAGGCGGCGTCCGGTGCGAGCTTCCTGACGATCACGACCGGGCATGTTCTGGACGTCATCGAAGCAGTGCTCGGCCACATCACCGAACTCGATGCACGGACCGAGCTGCTCTGGCCGGCTATCGAGATTGTCGATACTGGCGCTATCTCCGTCCGGGAAATTCCCGATCATGTCGATCTCATCGCCAAGACCGCCAGCGGCGCGCCAGTGTCTGTACAGATTCTGGCAAATGTCCCGGCGCAGGACGCCAGCTTCACTCTTGAGGTTCGCGGCGCCGGGGGCTGGCTGAAGATCACCGGCAACCATCTTGCAGGTGTCCAGGTCGGTGAACTGACCCTGTCGGCCAATGTCACGTTCGAGGCGCCCGACGCCCCGGTCGCGTCCGGTGTCGGCCCGACAGCGGCCGACTTCTGGGCCGGCGCCGCGATCAACGTCGGGGAGGTGTATGCCTCACTTGCGCGCGATATGGCGCATGGCACCTATCTCACACCCGGCTTCGCCCACGCCGTACACAACAGCCGGCTCATTGCGGCGCTCGAGCGGGCAGCCCGGACCGGCGAGCGGCAGAGAAACCTGGATTGA
- a CDS encoding LysR family transcriptional regulator, translating into MDPSLLPSLAWFAHIARHGSFTRAAEEMGVSRAALSQSLKSLERQLGMRLLYRTTRHMSLTEDGQKLFDTLGPALGDIEHAVMTMGETRNAPSGLVRINTSRLAAKALIEPHLAEFRARYPKITVELVMADSLSNIIADGVDVGIRLGKSLAEHVVAIPLTPALSMAVVASPAYLERNGVPGVPADLVGHDCINYRFPGTGAMHEWDFTDVGGSGRHFTQAVSGWLTTNDDQSMTRMALQGLGVIQIVDLAVHELVAEGRLVRVLRDWSYQHAAFYLYAPSREHMAPKVRALIDFLVEKRESISLL; encoded by the coding sequence ATGGACCCGTCACTGCTCCCGTCACTCGCCTGGTTTGCCCACATTGCCCGCCACGGCAGTTTCACGCGCGCGGCAGAAGAGATGGGCGTGTCGCGCGCTGCCTTGTCACAAAGCCTCAAGTCGTTGGAGCGCCAGCTGGGCATGCGGCTGCTGTATCGCACCACCCGTCACATGTCCCTGACCGAAGACGGCCAGAAGCTGTTCGATACCCTCGGCCCTGCGTTAGGTGATATCGAACATGCCGTCATGACGATGGGCGAGACGCGCAATGCACCTTCCGGCCTGGTCCGGATCAATACATCGCGTCTGGCCGCGAAGGCGCTGATCGAGCCGCATCTTGCTGAATTTCGTGCGCGTTATCCGAAGATCACGGTCGAATTGGTCATGGCAGATTCACTGTCGAACATCATCGCCGATGGGGTGGATGTGGGCATCCGTCTGGGGAAAAGCCTGGCAGAGCACGTTGTTGCCATTCCCCTGACGCCGGCCCTGTCGATGGCAGTGGTGGCGTCACCTGCGTATCTGGAGCGTAATGGTGTGCCAGGCGTCCCCGCAGATTTGGTCGGACACGACTGCATCAACTACCGGTTTCCGGGCACAGGTGCCATGCACGAATGGGATTTCACCGACGTTGGGGGGAGCGGTCGCCACTTCACCCAGGCGGTGAGCGGATGGCTGACAACCAACGATGATCAGAGCATGACGCGCATGGCGCTGCAGGGCCTTGGCGTGATTCAGATTGTCGACCTCGCGGTACACGAACTCGTGGCCGAAGGCCGTCTGGTCAGGGTGCTGCGCGACTGGAGCTACCAACACGCGGCCTTCTACCTGTACGCGCCTTCGCGTGAGCACATGGCACCGAAGGTCCGCGCGCTGATCGACTTTCTGGTCGAGAAGCGTGAGTCCATATCGCTTCTGTAG